One Spirochaetota bacterium genomic window carries:
- the rny gene encoding ribonuclease Y, with protein sequence MTIILIIALPVVGIVGYAFRAYLGKIKLSSAEAKSQRIVQDAVKDAENKRKELLLEAKDQLLKEKNALEKEGRDRRQELQNIEKRLLQKEETIDKRLDQIDKQEKVLKVKEQENTEKEEELRKEFERHKKELERVAGMTSDEAKQVLLKNLENETRFEASKIINKIEEEAKRAAEKKAKEIIITAIQRNASDYTSESTITTVSLPSDEMKGRIIGREGRNIRTLENLTGVDMIIDDTPEVVVISGFDPVRREIARLSLERLIQNGRIHPARIEEVVEKVTTEIEENMLDEGEKAAYQLGITGLSKEALYNLGKLKYRSSYGQNVLSHSLEVANMAGIMAGELKLDVHLAKRSGLLHDIGKGSVVEGEGAHAIVGAELAKKFGESDKCVNAIASHHNDREPESFEAVLVQVADAISASRPGARKESLDTYLKRLDNLEQIALTFKGVEKCYAIQAGRELRVIVDNSIVSDEKAEGIARDVATKIESELKYPGIVKVTVIRETRIIEYAK encoded by the coding sequence TTGACGATTATACTCATTATTGCACTCCCAGTTGTTGGAATAGTGGGATATGCCTTTCGCGCATATCTTGGCAAGATAAAGCTGAGCTCCGCCGAGGCCAAGTCGCAGCGGATCGTGCAGGACGCGGTGAAGGATGCCGAGAACAAGCGGAAGGAGCTGCTCCTTGAAGCGAAGGACCAGCTGCTTAAAGAGAAGAACGCCCTGGAGAAGGAGGGCCGCGACCGGCGGCAGGAGCTTCAGAACATCGAGAAGCGCCTTCTCCAGAAGGAAGAGACTATAGACAAGCGCCTTGACCAGATCGACAAGCAGGAAAAGGTGCTGAAGGTTAAGGAGCAGGAGAACACGGAGAAAGAGGAAGAGCTCCGGAAGGAATTCGAGCGCCACAAGAAGGAGCTCGAGCGCGTGGCCGGCATGACCTCGGACGAGGCCAAGCAGGTGCTCCTGAAAAACCTTGAGAACGAGACCCGTTTCGAGGCCTCCAAGATCATCAACAAGATCGAGGAAGAGGCGAAGCGTGCCGCGGAAAAGAAGGCGAAGGAGATCATCATCACGGCGATCCAGCGCAACGCCTCCGATTACACCTCGGAGAGCACAATCACCACGGTATCCCTGCCGTCGGACGAGATGAAGGGGCGGATCATCGGCCGCGAGGGCCGGAACATACGCACCCTGGAGAACCTCACCGGCGTTGACATGATCATCGACGACACCCCCGAGGTCGTGGTCATATCCGGCTTCGACCCTGTGCGCCGCGAAATAGCGCGCCTCTCCCTTGAGCGGCTGATCCAGAACGGGCGGATCCACCCCGCCAGGATCGAGGAGGTCGTCGAGAAGGTCACCACCGAGATCGAGGAGAACATGCTCGATGAGGGCGAAAAGGCGGCGTACCAGCTCGGCATCACGGGCCTTTCCAAGGAGGCCCTCTACAACCTGGGCAAGCTGAAGTACCGCTCTAGCTACGGTCAGAACGTGCTCTCCCACAGCCTTGAAGTGGCCAACATGGCGGGCATCATGGCCGGCGAGCTCAAGCTCGACGTGCATCTGGCGAAGCGGTCGGGCCTCCTCCATGATATCGGCAAGGGGAGCGTGGTAGAGGGCGAGGGCGCCCATGCCATCGTCGGGGCCGAGCTGGCCAAGAAGTTCGGCGAGAGCGACAAGTGCGTGAACGCCATCGCCTCTCACCACAATGACCGCGAGCCGGAATCCTTCGAGGCGGTGCTGGTGCAGGTGGCAGACGCCATATCGGCGTCCCGTCCGGGGGCCCGCAAGGAGTCCCTCGACACGTACCTGAAGCGCCTCGACAACCTCGAGCAGATCGCGCTCACCTTCAAGGGGGTTGAGAAGTGCTACGCCATACAGGCCGGCCGGGAGCTCCGCGTCATCGTGGACAATTCCATCGTGAGCGACGAGAAGGCGGAGGGCATAGCCCGGGATGTGGCCACCAAGATCGAGTCTGAGCTGAAGTACCCCGGCATCGTGAAGGTCACGGTCATCCGGGAGACCCGGATTATCGAATACGCGAAATAA
- the coaD gene encoding pantetheine-phosphate adenylyltransferase has protein sequence MRLGIYPGSFDPLTNGHLDIIERSRGICDKLVVAIAINREKQPLFSVAERLEIINNYYKDDSSIEVVSFQGLLIEFCRKNGIYYIIRGVRNITDFEYEMTNASINSKLAPEIETVFLMTKGEYAFISSKAVKEIASYNGDLTSLVPQFVIDQIQKKYSSVRS, from the coding sequence ATGCGACTTGGGATTTATCCAGGATCCTTTGACCCTTTAACTAACGGACATCTCGATATTATTGAGAGGTCCCGGGGCATTTGTGATAAACTGGTAGTGGCAATAGCGATCAATCGCGAGAAACAACCTCTTTTCTCTGTTGCTGAGAGGTTAGAGATCATAAATAACTATTACAAGGATGATAGCTCGATCGAAGTAGTTTCTTTTCAAGGATTGTTAATAGAGTTTTGCAGGAAGAATGGAATATACTATATCATTCGTGGAGTCAGGAACATAACGGATTTCGAATACGAAATGACCAACGCCTCAATCAACAGCAAACTCGCTCCTGAAATAGAAACAGTTTTTCTCATGACCAAAGGTGAATACGCTTTTATATCCTCAAAAGCGGTCAAGGAAATTGCGAGCTACAACGGTGATCTTACCAGCCTCGTCCCCCAGTTCGTCATAGACCAAATCCAGAAAAAATACTCCTCCGTGCGGTCCTGA
- a CDS encoding C40 family peptidase translates to MVRRCIWIIIVLFLISSISGCGFYRYGRYYYKGDRGKIVRTAQRYLGVPYRHGGASPGGFDCSGYVMYVYEKNGILLPRSVKSQYRAGRPIRMRQAKPGDLVFFRTSGRKRLSHVGIYMGGRRFIHAPSSGKRVSYADMGNPYWKKKYIGAVTFI, encoded by the coding sequence ATGGTACGCAGATGTATCTGGATTATCATTGTCCTGTTCCTGATCTCTTCCATCTCCGGGTGCGGTTTTTACCGGTATGGCCGGTATTACTATAAGGGAGACCGCGGAAAGATCGTGCGGACGGCGCAGCGGTACCTGGGCGTTCCCTACCGCCACGGCGGAGCATCGCCAGGCGGCTTCGACTGCTCCGGCTATGTCATGTATGTTTATGAAAAGAACGGCATACTGCTGCCCCGATCGGTGAAGAGCCAGTACAGGGCGGGGCGGCCCATACGGATGAGGCAGGCAAAACCGGGTGACCTGGTCTTTTTCAGGACAAGCGGCCGGAAAAGGCTGTCCCATGTGGGGATTTACATGGGGGGCAGGCGGTTTATCCATGCGCCCAGTTCGGGGAAAAGGGTTTCCTATGCCGATATGGGCAATCCCTACTGGAAAAAAAAGTATATAGGGGCGGTAACGTTCATTTGA
- a CDS encoding STAS domain-containing protein, giving the protein MVSIDIDDHGAIKVIKIKGEFFLGYVRQVEETWNKLAAMGPEIIAIDCREMTFVDSSAIGTFVKFLHNSMSNNIKLIFFDLNESISRIFGKAKLNKIFTILSRDEFEDLTAKK; this is encoded by the coding sequence GTGGTTTCAATAGATATAGATGACCATGGCGCGATAAAGGTTATTAAGATCAAAGGGGAGTTTTTTCTAGGATACGTCCGTCAGGTCGAGGAAACCTGGAACAAGCTGGCGGCCATGGGTCCCGAGATCATCGCCATCGATTGCCGCGAGATGACTTTCGTGGACTCCTCCGCTATCGGCACCTTTGTCAAGTTTCTCCATAATTCCATGTCAAACAATATCAAGCTGATATTTTTCGATCTCAACGAGTCGATATCCCGCATTTTCGGCAAGGCGAAGCTCAACAAGATATTCACGATCCTGTCCCGAGATGAATTTGAAGATCTGACGGCAAAAAAATAA
- the argJ gene encoding bifunctional glutamate N-acetyltransferase/amino-acid acetyltransferase ArgJ: MMTSDTMQDKATKYFKEGNSMKFIEGGLEQVKGFTFSAVECGIRYSGRLDYCLIAAEGPCSAAGMFTTNKVNAAPVKLCRARIGGDIRGILVNATNANACTGDQGYRTAEILTADIAARLKVAPESILMASTGIIGRQLPLDKMLAAHEGLVAALGSDGGRIIPRAIMTTDTVPKEVCVSFTAPAGEFRVAGTAKGSGMIAPNMATLLCFIVTDAPVAPDDLAAIFRRGVSSTLNAITIDGDMSTNDTAIILSPRSARPLSGKDDLASFEEALAAVLGRLSEMLIDDGEGTTKRVRVTVKNAASAGDAERIARSVAQSLLVKTAFFGNDPNWGRIAAAAGYSGAAIDENRLCVSFDDMPLLVDGAPVPFDRDGLVGIMKKNIFEVFVDVGLGSSGWSMLTTDITFDYVRINAEYST, from the coding sequence ATGATGACATCAGACACCATGCAGGATAAAGCAACTAAATATTTCAAAGAAGGAAACAGCATGAAATTCATCGAAGGGGGCCTTGAACAGGTCAAGGGTTTCACCTTTTCCGCCGTTGAATGCGGCATCAGGTACAGCGGCAGGCTGGATTACTGCCTCATCGCGGCGGAGGGGCCCTGCAGCGCCGCCGGCATGTTCACCACCAACAAGGTCAACGCCGCACCGGTGAAGCTGTGCCGGGCCAGGATCGGCGGCGACATCCGGGGTATACTCGTCAACGCCACCAACGCCAATGCCTGCACCGGCGACCAGGGATACCGGACCGCCGAAATCCTCACCGCGGACATCGCGGCGCGCCTGAAGGTCGCGCCCGAATCGATACTGATGGCCTCGACGGGCATCATCGGCCGGCAGCTCCCCCTTGACAAAATGCTGGCCGCCCATGAAGGCCTCGTCGCGGCCCTCGGCAGCGACGGGGGGCGGATAATTCCCCGGGCCATCATGACCACCGACACCGTGCCGAAAGAGGTCTGCGTCTCCTTTACGGCCCCGGCGGGAGAATTCCGCGTCGCCGGCACCGCCAAGGGATCCGGCATGATCGCCCCGAACATGGCCACGCTGCTCTGCTTTATCGTAACGGACGCGCCGGTGGCCCCCGATGACCTCGCCGCCATCTTCAGGCGCGGCGTCTCCTCGACGCTGAACGCCATCACCATAGACGGGGACATGTCCACCAACGACACGGCCATCATCCTTTCGCCGCGGTCGGCCAGGCCCCTCTCCGGCAAGGACGACCTGGCCTCCTTCGAAGAGGCCCTGGCCGCGGTTCTGGGACGTCTGTCGGAAATGCTCATCGATGACGGAGAGGGCACGACCAAGCGCGTCCGCGTCACGGTTAAAAACGCCGCCTCCGCCGGCGACGCGGAGCGGATCGCGCGGTCCGTGGCGCAGTCGCTCCTGGTGAAGACAGCCTTCTTCGGCAACGACCCGAACTGGGGCAGGATAGCGGCGGCTGCCGGGTACTCCGGGGCGGCCATCGACGAGAACAGGCTCTGCGTCTCCTTCGACGACATGCCCCTCCTGGTCGACGGCGCGCCGGTCCCCTTCGACCGCGACGGCCTGGTCGGCATCATGAAGAAAAACATCTTCGAGGTCTTCGTTGACGTGGGCCTCGGCTCGTCCGGATGGTCGATGCTCACGACGGATATCACCTTCGACTATGTCAGGATCAACGCCGAGTACTCGACCTAG
- a CDS encoding radical SAM protein, with protein sequence MKNRKIYLINPKNPENFWTMDSSVRAVGVKTLMPNAALATLVALTPADAGIEYHYCDENVSPIQWEGDYDLAAVTGFVLHSARIREICAAFRERGVPVALGGVYATLYPHDAEQHADHVFIGEAEYTWPRFLSEWAAGKAEKVYKQEEHVDLTDSPAPDWSHIRGGDYLYFPVQTSKGCPNKCDFCDAIRLVGRRYRMKTIPQIMTEIGNAFRAGAETVFFSEDNFFVNKAFTVELLNEIIRWNRSVRTPLSFSAQVTVRVGEDEEILRLMADAKFSVLFLGVESVRPECLAEVNKGHMAKVDPYRAVMNISRYGILPFVGLIVGFDHDDEKTFDELEQFIERTNTPFASISILSAPENTVLYDRLRAQDRISGEFDGKWHFSTNIVQKSMPLHDLLHGHRSLFRKIYHPERFERRSLRWLEGIEYLSSHYGKSRMKMSKLMKFFFITWFYVLHEPGQVRNLYFRFLREAWDINPRHFKKAITIMSQYTHHYDFSMSASWQGIDESAGD encoded by the coding sequence ATGAAAAACCGAAAGATATATCTCATCAATCCGAAGAACCCCGAGAACTTCTGGACCATGGACAGTTCGGTCCGCGCGGTGGGGGTCAAAACCCTCATGCCCAACGCCGCGCTGGCGACCCTGGTGGCCCTCACCCCGGCCGATGCCGGCATCGAGTATCATTACTGCGACGAGAACGTGTCTCCCATACAATGGGAGGGCGATTACGACCTGGCGGCGGTCACCGGCTTTGTCCTGCATTCTGCCCGGATCAGGGAGATATGCGCCGCCTTCAGGGAAAGGGGCGTTCCCGTCGCCCTCGGCGGCGTCTATGCCACGCTCTACCCCCATGACGCCGAACAGCATGCCGATCATGTTTTCATCGGCGAAGCGGAATACACGTGGCCGCGGTTTCTCTCGGAGTGGGCGGCGGGCAAGGCCGAAAAAGTCTACAAGCAGGAAGAGCATGTGGACCTTACGGACAGTCCGGCGCCCGACTGGTCCCACATACGGGGCGGCGATTATCTCTACTTCCCGGTGCAGACCAGCAAGGGGTGCCCCAACAAATGCGATTTTTGCGACGCCATACGCCTGGTGGGACGGCGCTACCGTATGAAGACGATCCCCCAGATCATGACCGAGATCGGGAACGCCTTCAGGGCCGGGGCGGAAACGGTGTTTTTCTCTGAAGATAATTTTTTCGTCAACAAGGCCTTCACCGTCGAGCTGCTGAACGAGATTATCCGCTGGAACCGCTCGGTCAGGACCCCCCTCTCCTTCAGCGCCCAGGTGACGGTGCGCGTCGGGGAGGACGAGGAGATCCTCCGTCTCATGGCGGACGCGAAATTCTCGGTGCTTTTTCTCGGCGTCGAGAGCGTACGGCCGGAATGCCTCGCGGAAGTGAACAAGGGGCACATGGCGAAGGTGGACCCGTACAGGGCCGTGATGAACATATCCAGGTACGGAATACTCCCCTTTGTTGGGCTCATCGTCGGCTTCGATCACGACGACGAAAAAACCTTCGACGAGCTGGAGCAGTTCATCGAAAGGACCAATACGCCTTTCGCCTCCATTAGCATACTGAGCGCGCCGGAAAACACGGTGCTCTACGACCGGCTTCGCGCCCAGGACAGGATATCCGGCGAGTTCGACGGCAAATGGCATTTCTCCACGAACATCGTCCAGAAAAGCATGCCCCTTCACGACCTCCTGCACGGTCACCGCTCGCTGTTCCGGAAGATATACCATCCGGAGCGGTTCGAGCGGCGCTCCCTCAGATGGCTGGAGGGGATCGAATACCTTTCGTCCCATTACGGGAAATCCAGGATGAAGATGTCAAAGTTAATGAAGTTCTTTTTCATCACCTGGTTCTACGTTCTCCACGAGCCAGGACAGGTGCGAAACCTCTATTTCAGGTTCCTGAGGGAAGCATGGGACATCAACCCCCGCCACTTCAAGAAGGCCATAACCATCATGTCGCAGTATACCCACCACTATGATTTCTCCATGAGCGCGTCATGGCAGGGGATCGATGAAAGCGCCGGGGATTGA
- a CDS encoding PilZ domain-containing protein, protein MKERRKHERTGNIRVRAKFQVKPSDTDDSSYPIINISLGGILVEYPGELKANQLVTISFDPADTALNLSSRIKAIVVRCENGPEHYHIALMFVNPSRIEEGEIREIIKSHK, encoded by the coding sequence ATGAAAGAACGCAGAAAGCATGAACGCACGGGCAATATCCGGGTCCGCGCGAAATTCCAGGTGAAGCCGTCCGATACCGATGACAGCTCCTATCCCATCATCAATATCAGCCTCGGCGGCATCCTCGTTGAATATCCCGGCGAGTTGAAGGCAAATCAGCTGGTCACCATATCCTTCGATCCCGCCGATACGGCCCTGAACCTGAGTTCACGCATTAAAGCCATCGTGGTTAGATGCGAAAACGGGCCGGAACATTACCATATCGCCCTGATGTTTGTCAATCCCTCCAGAATCGAAGAGGGAGAGATCCGTGAAATCATCAAGTCCCACAAGTAG
- a CDS encoding acetylornithine/succinylornithine family transaminase: MTDDKNHLFQNYGNRQKVCFVRGRNSYLYDQDNRKYVDFFSGIAVSSLGYGTKAYAKALHRQVDSIIHSSNHYFNREQNEAGRLLNEVSFPGKTLFVNSGTEATEAAIKLARRYGLSHGKDRYRIITFDNSFHGRTYGGMTATAQKKIHDGFGPLVPGFTYLPGNDIKIFEKEIRKNRDVCAVMIELIQGEGGIQVADKRFVKDLFRLCNKNGILTIVDEVQTGVGRTGTMFAYQHFGVVPDIITMAKGLAGGVPIGAIHAKNFLPEFLPRGTHGTTFGGNHLACAAAAAVLKQVRAKAFLANVNAVGGYFFDALNGLSKKVGFIKEVRGLGLHIGIELTKPGADLVPKALEKGLVINCTADKVIRIMPPLNITLKTAREGMKILERLFLEEGGAQ; the protein is encoded by the coding sequence ATGACCGACGACAAGAACCACCTGTTCCAGAATTACGGGAACAGGCAGAAAGTTTGCTTCGTCAGGGGCCGGAACAGCTACCTCTACGACCAGGACAACAGGAAGTACGTCGACTTCTTTTCCGGCATAGCCGTGTCCAGCCTGGGTTACGGCACCAAGGCCTATGCGAAGGCCCTGCACCGCCAGGTGGACAGCATCATACACAGCTCCAACCATTATTTCAACAGGGAGCAGAACGAGGCCGGCAGGCTCCTGAACGAGGTGTCCTTCCCCGGGAAGACCCTCTTTGTCAACAGCGGCACCGAGGCCACCGAGGCGGCCATCAAGCTCGCCCGCCGCTACGGCCTGAGCCACGGGAAGGACCGCTACCGCATCATCACCTTTGACAATTCATTCCACGGAAGGACCTACGGCGGCATGACCGCCACGGCCCAGAAGAAGATCCATGACGGATTCGGGCCCCTGGTGCCGGGCTTCACCTACCTTCCGGGAAACGATATCAAGATATTCGAGAAGGAGATCAGGAAAAACCGCGATGTCTGCGCGGTCATGATCGAGCTCATCCAGGGCGAAGGGGGGATACAGGTAGCCGATAAGAGGTTCGTCAAGGACCTGTTCCGCCTCTGCAACAAGAACGGCATACTCACCATCGTCGACGAGGTGCAGACCGGCGTCGGCAGGACCGGGACCATGTTCGCCTACCAGCATTTCGGCGTGGTCCCCGACATCATCACCATGGCCAAGGGCCTGGCCGGCGGCGTCCCCATCGGGGCGATACACGCGAAGAATTTCCTGCCGGAATTCCTGCCCAGGGGGACCCACGGGACCACCTTCGGCGGGAACCATCTCGCCTGCGCCGCGGCCGCCGCCGTGCTGAAGCAGGTGCGCGCCAAGGCCTTCCTCGCCAACGTGAACGCCGTGGGCGGCTATTTCTTCGACGCGCTGAACGGCCTCTCGAAGAAGGTCGGATTCATAAAGGAAGTTCGCGGCCTGGGCCTGCACATCGGCATCGAGCTCACGAAGCCGGGGGCGGACCTGGTGCCGAAGGCCCTGGAAAAGGGACTGGTGATCAACTGCACGGCCGACAAGGTCATCAGGATCATGCCGCCCCTGAACATCACCCTGAAAACGGCGCGGGAAGGCATGAAGATCCTCGAGCGTCTATTCCTGGAAGAGGGAGGCGCGCAGTGA
- the argF gene encoding ornithine carbamoyltransferase, whose amino-acid sequence MKTKDLIAVSDLEKGEIMDIFSLAAGLKRDAARGKHPDFLHKKSLAMIFEKSSTRTRVSFETGVTQLGGHALFLDGNDIQLKRGETIVDTAKVLSRYVDGIMIRTFSHDNVVELAKSATVPVINGLSDEHHPCQALADFFTIFEREGNFKKTHLAYVGDGNNVANSLIQCAAILGADISIACPKQYEPDPYVVDDARKIAARSGSTIVITRDPETAVKNANYIYTDVWISMGEEKKAAAKRKALAKYKITKELLSKGRADSKVMHCLPAHRDEEIEGDVLDSGRSIVFDEAENRLHVQKAVMCALMARR is encoded by the coding sequence ATCAAAACCAAGGACCTTATCGCCGTGAGCGACCTCGAAAAGGGCGAGATCATGGACATCTTCAGCCTGGCCGCGGGCCTGAAAAGGGACGCGGCCAGGGGAAAGCACCCCGACTTTTTGCACAAGAAATCCCTCGCCATGATCTTCGAAAAGAGCTCCACCAGGACCAGGGTCTCCTTCGAGACCGGCGTCACCCAGCTCGGCGGCCACGCCCTCTTCCTGGACGGCAACGACATACAGCTCAAGCGGGGCGAGACGATCGTCGACACCGCGAAGGTGCTTTCACGCTACGTGGACGGCATCATGATACGGACCTTCTCCCACGACAATGTCGTGGAGCTGGCGAAGAGCGCCACCGTGCCGGTCATCAACGGCCTCAGCGACGAGCATCACCCGTGCCAGGCCCTGGCGGACTTCTTCACCATCTTCGAGCGCGAGGGGAACTTCAAGAAGACGCACCTGGCCTACGTGGGCGACGGCAACAACGTGGCCAACTCCCTCATCCAGTGCGCCGCCATCCTGGGCGCGGACATATCTATCGCCTGCCCCAAGCAATACGAGCCGGACCCCTACGTGGTGGACGACGCGCGAAAGATCGCGGCCCGGTCCGGATCGACCATCGTCATAACCAGGGACCCGGAAACCGCCGTCAAGAACGCCAACTACATCTACACCGACGTGTGGATCAGCATGGGCGAGGAAAAGAAGGCCGCCGCCAAGAGAAAGGCCCTGGCGAAATACAAGATCACCAAGGAGCTTCTCAGCAAGGGACGGGCCGATTCCAAGGTGATGCACTGCCTTCCCGCCCACCGCGACGAGGAGATCGAGGGCGACGTCCTCGACTCGGGGCGTTCCATCGTGTTCGACGAGGCTGAGAACAGGCTCCACGTGCAGAAAGCGGTGATGTGCGCCCTCATGGCCAGGCGGTAA
- a CDS encoding bile acid:sodium symporter family protein, with product MKIPAGIVSVICFIALASSALSAGEASSQGEKLYQYLSQKIITEGDTSFTEGLNARSRGLDWSGARTAEVTGNLRILKPKGSGGALYFIRDAGGAMYILSLPAEGGTSPEKLEKMTENRMSFTLETLAGDHEGRAYLFARIKGEPKASLFDKIFKISIVLMLFFVMVGMGLTLKIGDFTLVFRKPRGIVIGVLLQYGLMPLIALGLSHLFGFYQAYPFIFMGLILATASPAGVTSNLLTQFAKGDLALSISLTSISTILALFCTPLLLTLYGNTGAGATVPAVLIAQTIVVLVIIPLAVGMTVRARAEKIATKAAPLFSVLGIVTVLFIMVTGVAGNITALTDTERYSVSFYFVPLILALTGMAVAVGAAKIFRMPSRQVRSLAFEAGVRNSALSMTLAILIQDQIGDFYSSLFIVNGIYGLEMYIAGLIFVFLFRKFSSGEAAE from the coding sequence ATGAAGATTCCGGCCGGAATAGTGTCCGTTATTTGCTTCATCGCCCTTGCCTCGTCCGCTCTCAGCGCCGGCGAAGCCTCTTCGCAGGGTGAGAAACTCTACCAGTATCTTTCGCAGAAGATCATCACCGAAGGTGACACGTCCTTCACGGAGGGCCTGAACGCCCGCTCCCGCGGCCTCGACTGGTCCGGGGCCCGCACCGCCGAGGTGACCGGCAACCTCCGCATCCTGAAGCCGAAAGGATCCGGCGGCGCCCTTTACTTCATCCGGGACGCCGGCGGCGCCATGTACATCCTCTCCCTGCCAGCGGAGGGGGGGACCTCGCCGGAGAAACTTGAGAAGATGACCGAGAACAGGATGAGCTTCACCCTGGAGACCCTCGCCGGCGACCATGAAGGAAGGGCCTACCTGTTCGCACGGATCAAGGGCGAGCCGAAGGCCTCCCTCTTTGATAAAATATTCAAGATATCCATAGTGCTCATGCTCTTTTTCGTCATGGTGGGGATGGGACTCACCCTGAAGATCGGCGACTTCACCCTGGTCTTCCGCAAGCCCCGGGGCATCGTTATCGGCGTTCTTCTCCAGTACGGCCTGATGCCCCTGATAGCCCTGGGCTTAAGCCATCTCTTCGGTTTTTACCAAGCCTATCCCTTCATCTTCATGGGGCTGATCCTGGCCACGGCGAGCCCGGCGGGGGTCACCTCGAACCTGCTGACCCAGTTCGCCAAGGGAGACCTGGCCCTTTCCATATCGCTGACCTCGATCTCCACCATACTGGCGCTTTTCTGCACGCCCCTGCTCCTCACTCTCTACGGAAACACCGGCGCCGGGGCGACCGTTCCCGCCGTTCTTATCGCCCAGACCATCGTCGTCCTGGTCATCATCCCCCTGGCCGTGGGCATGACGGTGCGGGCCCGCGCTGAAAAGATCGCGACAAAGGCGGCGCCCCTCTTCTCGGTGCTGGGCATCGTCACGGTCCTCTTCATCATGGTGACCGGCGTGGCGGGCAACATCACCGCCCTGACCGACACGGAGCGCTACAGCGTCTCCTTTTACTTCGTTCCCCTCATACTGGCCCTAACCGGCATGGCCGTCGCGGTCGGGGCCGCGAAGATCTTCCGGATGCCCTCGCGGCAGGTGCGCTCCCTGGCCTTTGAGGCGGGCGTGCGCAATTCGGCCCTTTCCATGACCCTGGCCATTCTCATCCAGGACCAGATCGGGGACTTTTACAGTTCCCTCTTCATCGTCAACGGCATCTACGGGCTGGAGATGTACATCGCGGGATTGATCTTCGTGTTCCTGTTCAGGAAGTTTTCCTCCGGTGAGGCGGCGGAGTAA